Genomic segment of Pithys albifrons albifrons isolate INPA30051 chromosome 28, PitAlb_v1, whole genome shotgun sequence:
GCTGGGAAATAACCAGGGGAAGGTCAGGTGCAGCCTGTGAAAaattccagcccctgccaagcCCTCTGGTGCTCAGGGCTGCTGGTGTGAGGCCACTCAGGGGACACCCCAGGACATGGCCTTGCCACAGGcgtggcaggagcagaggagaagcTCCTGAGAGCCGGGACATCCCCACCCCTGTTTGCATCTGCCGGTGGATGAGCAACAGCTTCACCCGGTGAGTCACGGCTGAGTCAGACCTTGCTCATCCTCTGTGCACTAAATGCCTCTTACTCCGTGTGTTCTGGGGGACAACATGAAGATCTTTTCCTAGAGAGACAAgaagcttttctctttcttcaacTGTAGCCACTACATGCAATAATTGACAATTTTTTACTCGAAGTATAGCCAGCTTGTTGCCTTACTGCAGGAGCAACTGCCATGaccctgctgctgggaaatCAAACAATTCCCaagtttctgctgcttctgacaAGTTGGTTTCAACTCTCCTTTAGAAGTCAATAAATAGAAATAGTAGATATTGCTCAGCTTAAACACAAATGTGAAAGTACATTGAAAAAAGGCTCTCAGTGGCAGGAGGCAGCCCAGGTAcctgcagcctgcagagcccccacctAAATACCCAGAACAGTAGGTCTATATCACACATGCAGACACACACTATTGTGGGTATTAAAGAGCCTAAATCTGATTAAAGCCTTTCTATCCCCACCAGTGGTCAATTCCAGAAACCAGCTCACCCAGGAGGCTGAATTCATTTCATCCCCAAAGTCTAATTAAAGCCATTAGTGTATTCCTTGTCTTTCTGATAAGATCAAAGCATTCCAAGAGCCAGGCATTACCTTATTTTCAAGACAATTATACAACATATAGCATCGATTTATTCTGCCTCCAGCTGTACACATTTATCTCTGTCCATCATCAGGTAATCGGTACCATcagacacagcccagctctcagCTGACAGTGCCTGCGCTTGCTGGGCTGGGTTTCTTTGTTGCCCTCACCTCAAATTAACATTTGAGGCACTGCCTGGTGTCCAGACCACAAAGCCCATGGGCACGGGGGGATATGGGGCACGGCTGGGCTGCTGTGGTGGTGTTCAGGTGGCTGCAATGACCTGCTCCTATGGCATGTGCCAAAGCCATGGAGAATGTGGGGTACCCACCTCCCCACAACGATGCCCCTGAGTCCCCTTGTCCCCACCTTCacctgaacagccccagcttcAGGCAGGGGGTTGTGAATCTGCAGATCCATGaatgtccctgccatgggcacctgGTGCTGATCCCAgtggctctgcccagcctggtgcTGTCGTGGCTCACCAGGACCATGGACTCAGCACCTTCCGGGGCTGGGCAGTGGGGCAGCGTGCACGGGGGTGCCCTCCCCTCGCATAAAcacctctccagcagctcacGGCCCCTGCGAGAGCCGAGCTGTGAATTTTCATCTCTCAGCTAATCAACTCGCCTGCTAGTCCAAACTTGTCAGGAGCTttatccctgccctgccagcctcctCTCGGCCCACGAGTGACAGGAGACGTTCCCATCCCTCCCCGAGACACATCCAGCTGCTACAAAAACAAACATCCTCCCGCTGGTGATTCCTTCTCGTCAAACAGTGCTGACCCTGGTCCCCTCGGGGACATCTGCTCCGCGCCCGTGCGCGGCCGCCGGCACAGCCCGAGTCGCACAGGGCGCTGTTTACGGCGGGGACGGCAGAGCCGTGTTCCAGCCTAAGCCACGGGTTTATTAATTGCTGGTTCTCCCTATTCCTCCGTGACAAAAGATTAATCACCCGGCCGAGGCCGCGCTGCCCGTGAGGCTTCTGCAGACGAGAGGCAGCTGTGGCAGAGTGGGTGGGACTCCTGCACCGGCTGAGCCGGCACCCCTTTGCTGTGCCCTGGAAGGGTGGGCTGCCCTGGCCGTGGTGCctccaggagctcagcagggtcTGGGCAGGTGGCACACCTTGGACTTTCCCAGAACCCACCTGGGAAGTTGTTGCAGAGTGTAGGGGAGAGAGTGGGACTGGTCTTGCCTCCTCCTTCTCATGGCCAGGCTGTGTGTCTGTCTTGGTCTATTTTGTCACTGTGTGTCTTTACAATAAATGCTCCAAGTGCTGTGCCTGGCCCCAAATATGGCcatgggcagctgtgcccccagaACACCAGCCTCAATCCAGTGTCCCCATTCCTGGCACCTGGCTGTAGATGCTGATAGCAGCAGATCCATCCCTGGCCTGGGATGGGAGGCTGGTAGggagcactgggcacagctgggcagcacaggggttCTGGAAGGGTCTCTGCCCAGGGCATGTTGGGCACAAGGTGAGTTTGTGCCCAGGCCCAGTGAAcatgctgcttctcctgctcttcACAAGCCACATGTGGAGCTGTGGCATCAATGTGTAGACAGCTCTTGGACTGCACACGAAACAAActcacctttttctttcaggGCAGGATGAACCCCATCAGAATCAGCTCTTCAGGTGGATTCCCTTGTCTGCACAGCACTCAAGAGCTGCTCACCCTGTgggagggcagcacaggggacagAGCCTGTGATGGGGAACTCTGCAGACTCCTGCCCAAACTGGGACCTGCCTGGGGCAGCAGTGAGCTGGGACTTCACCAGCCATCCTGCAAACAGCACTAGCTTTGGTTTCCAAAGGATCACACACCCAGTGTGGCTCTTCTCGGGGCTCAGCAGCTGCCTGATCCATGTGGGTGCAGAGCTTGTCACTCCTTACAGCCAGAGCTGAGGGCAGACTTGAGGCACGTGGCACACGGGATTGGTGACCCAGTGGAGCTGAAATTgtgcagccatggtggaaccAGCTGGACATCCTTTGACTCCTCTTTAGATGAACCATGTTTGATTTGTGTTGCAGTTACACCTACAAACACCACTGCAGCCACACACCTGATTTTACAGAAGTCTTCCTGCCCCTGAGCAGGTACAGACACCCAGGGATGAGCTGGGGGTCCCACATGGACCAGCACCACTAAACTCACACCAGCAAGATGTACAAACTGGAAGCAGAGAATGAAACCAGCAAATGGTGTTTCAACCTCCGAATCCAGCCTTGTGTGTGCTGCTTTTGCTTGTCCTTATCCCAAAAGAGATGATTGCCCCCCAGCCTGATTTTCCCAGAGCCTTTaacctgctgctctggctgctgtggTGGGTTGTTGCCCGGGTTGGCAGCTGCCTGGTGATGGGGCCGTGGTGGTGAGTGCGGCGCCGCGCCGGCGCCCAGGGGTTATCAGCAGCCGTGGCCGAGGCTGAATTAGCAGGGCAGGGAAGTGGGGTGAGCAGGGCTCAGCTTCTTGGCATGTTTGCTTGTGCTAAACCTGCAGCATGAGAACTTTTCACAACAACACTCAGCGCTTGAAGCCTTCCTTGGCCACGTGTGCCCTGGCGGAGGGTGAGAGCCAGGGCTGGATCATGCAAACAAACTGTCCACAGGCACCACGGGCAGGATGCTCAGGGTGAATGCACACCAAAGCAAAAGTGCTTTTCCTGGCAGAACTGCAGGTCACAACGTCTGGGAGGCAGCCACACTTCCCAAGGGAtgctcctgggagctgcagttACGTGGTGGGATCACCCTGGCCCTGTTTTGGGTGCTGCCTGACAAAGCCTCGGCAGCACCCTGTGTCCCCAACACCCACTGCATCTCCCTGGCTGGTTTCTCTCCCCAGTTCCTTGTCCTGCAGTGGCTCCAGAAGGTGCATCAAGAGTGCTGGCTGAGCCTTCAGCAGTCGTGGGATGGGTGAGgacacacagcagctcccagcattGGGAGCTAGGATCCAACGAGCCCACTCTTGTTTTTTCAGTTAATTTAGCAACCTAAaacttctgccttccctgccatTGGCACCGTGGTGGCCCTGCAGTTGTGTCCCCATCAGGACAGATGCCACTCTCAGGTTTTGTCCCATGTTTCATTCGTACCTGCAGGAACTTGTGGCTCTAAACAGGAGGGTGGGAGCTGGCACGTGGAGCCAGCGGCTCACAGGACTGGCAGTATGTGGCCTGTTGGGTGCTGGAGGCTTCCTCCagggctgagctcctgctggggcagagctgggagcgAGCTGGGAATACCGGGAACAGCTGCTGTGTCGTAACAGTGCAGTAAAATCATGGCTGCCCTGGTAAgatgggctgggacagggcgTGTCCCGTGCTGAGGGGTGTCCTGCGATGGGgatgccctgccatggggatgCCCTGTGGTGGGGTATTCCCTACAATAGGAATGTCCTGTGGTGCAACAGGGATGCCCTTCCTTAGGGGTTTCCCTACGATGTGGGTGCCCTCGGTCGGGACAGGCGCTGTCGGTTTCCTCTCCCGGGTCCGGCGCTGCCGCTCCCCAGCGCGCTCTCGGCACGAAGCAGGTCCGGGTCGGGGGAGCGGGCggggagcggccccggcccgttcccattcccattcccgttcccgttctcggGCGCAGGTCGCCCTCCAGCGCCCGCTCTGCGCCGCGCACCGGGACGGACGAGCCCTGCACGAGCATCCCTGTCCCGGGCTGTCCTGAGCATCCCGGCCCGACCCTGGGTTCTGTCGCTGGGCACTGTGCTCCCCTGCTCTGTCCGGGCTGCCCTGaccatccctgcccagccatgaGAACCCCCGCACAGCCCTGGcttcccctgcccagcccaggagcGTTGGAAGCAGGGTGAAAATCaagggctgcagccctggcactgagTGCATGGATGGCTCAGGGCATGGCACCCAAGCCACAGCCCCgctcagcagtgcctgcagccagCATGCTGAGGTTGGCAAACCCCAGGCCCCCTCCTTGCCCTTCACAGACCCCTGGGTGCCCTCCTTACCCCACAAACGGCCCAGGACCCCTCCTCACCTCACAAACACGGGGCTCCTCTTCTCACCCTACACACGCAGAAACCGAGCTGGTTTGGATGCATTTTGGGGGCTGAAGGGATGCCTTGTGTACAAGGAACTGAATCCCTCTCCTGCACAGAACccagctgtgagcagggacCAAGACCAGAAGCAGATGTGGCTCATCCCACAGAAACAGGCTCCATGCTccccccagctgggctgggactAACCCCGTGTTCACCACATCCACTGTGGAGTGTTGGAGGCACGAGGAACCAGCACGGTGCTGTTTACCCAAGGGTTTGTCAGCATTCCAGGCTTGGGCAAGgacctgccagagctgctgctctaaAAAGCCATGAGGGCTGTGGCTGAGCCACaccagctcctgttcctgccCGGGCAGGGCTCCTCACCTGGGGCAGGTTATGGGCAGGAAGCAGTGCTTGTTTGGTGGCTTTCAGCTGGTGCCACCATGGGCACAGCACTCCGGGAGGGCATCAAGCCTAGAGAGATGAACAAAGGGCTtcttcccaggctgctgcaaaACCTGTTCAACTGATGTAAAGATAAGAAAATCAGGTCACTATTGAGGTACACATTAGGGAGGCACAGGAGCCCTGGACTCCTCCCtgtgggtgggaggggaggcACCTTGAGCAGCCCAagctctgcaggacacagaggtgATGGTTCTGTGCATGGACACCCTGCATCCTGggcaagggtttttttccacagccaGAGCCTGTTCTGAGCTGGGACACTCCCAGCTGTATCCTGTGACATGACTGAGCCACAGTCCTCTGTGGCAGAGGAAATATCCACGAGAAACCATCCTGCTTGAACAAATCAGCAGGGGACTGGCCCATTTCTTTCCTCCCCAAGTATTTATTCATCTAATACCCCCAAAGTGTTATCCATCCAATATCCTAACCCTGTGGCACAGAGGTACTGCAGGAAAACTGGTTTTAATCAAAACTACCTAAAAGCCAGAGTTGTCTGGAGCATCCAGAGCATGTTGTGTCACCTGAAGCACACGGTGCCCCAGGGAACCTCCCAGactgcagcaccaggagctgcaggtggggggagatggggcagccacacagcccaggctgcagcagcaactGCTCAGGACTTGCTGTGCTCCCCAGAATTTGCTTTCTTCTGACATTTCAGAGCATCCAGTAAAGCTCCAGGTTCCATGTGAGCACAGACACCCAACTTCCATCACCAGGACTGTTTCCTGCTGGCAGTCCTGACTCCAAACATTTCCTTAAGCAATTTGcacatcttaaaaataaaatcctttatTGATAATATGAATGTTTAACATGTTTAATGCCATCAGCTATAAAAATGATTAAAGACTTCAGCTTGGTACATTTGGCTTTACAAATTTACAAATGTTAATGAATTAATACTAGTGTTATACATTTTGCACTTCATTATACTCCATTAGCCAGTGACCAACTGCAACAATGTCTGTTTAGGACAGATGTGAGTTAGAGAAGAAATATTTAGTTGCTTCCACAAAGAATCTACATCAACAGTTAAATACTAACTCTAAAATGTCTTACTGAATTAGTTGGATCCATTTTAATCCCTTGTGCTTAGTCTCTCTCAGAAGTTGGGCTACTagcaaaaatacattcttttgcATACCTCCTTCCCATATTATATTTTAGAAGAAACAGTACTCAGTGCATTTCCTATTAGACTTCCTCATAGTATCTCTCTCTCTCGAGCTATCAATAAAGGGGATAATACCAGTTAGATTAAtgtaaaagcaaagaaactCATTCAAGCAGTGTATACAAAAGCCTCACTTTTGAATTCAAAGGGATACATGGGCCAAAATCCATTTTTACAATTTCTctcagcaagagaaaaaaaatctcctgtgGACTCAGTTAAAAAAGTACTAAATGTGCTTCCAGAAGAATCACTGCCCATTTAGCTCTGGCTGCCTCTGTCTCTCTGCTGTTTGTACACAGCCTGTTCCACTGGAATATGAACAACAGCCCATAACACCACAATTTAAAAGGCTACTAAAAGGTATGTACAAACCTCTGTTCTAGTCTAAACACTTGGCATGGCATGTGGGGGTCACTCAAAGCAGCAGAGAGCTCTGATGTCCTATGGAATGAGGCTCCAAAGGGACCTCTCTGCCATGGACATAAGTGCAtcctcccagggcacagggatccCCCCCACAACAAAGGTATTTTGTCTAATGAAATATTGCAAAATGGCAAAGGAGAAGGtgtctctggcagtgggaagctgtgctctgtgcaaaCACCAAGGGAAGTGCTCAACGCTGCACGACACCGAGCAGCAAGTCCAGTTTCTAAATTTAGGGTGAGTTCCCATCCAGCACCCGAGATCATTCACTCAGGGTCATGCTCTCAGCCTCTGCCACTCAGCTGTGCTGTTTGGCCTGTATTTCTCACAGCAGTGACTCAGAAAACCACCCTGCTGATTTTCTTGCAGCAAATGTTTCTGTGCAGGAACCAGCTGCTTCTCCCCTCTTGGGCCCAAATGCTTTTTCACACACACGATTTGCCTCAAACTCAGTCAATTCCACACTACATGATTGTTTTAAATCTCAGTGAATTGCCATGTTTTCTTCATATTAGGCAGAAGATCAAGAGTAGATAAAGATTTCCCTAGTGCATATGTGTGTGATACACCTACACATAGATACATATTCAATCACACAGCAGGTATGATTTGGTTCCATAATTGCAGCCAAGGAAAGCCAGAAGATCCCACAGTTAGTGGGTAAAATCCAGGTCAGTCAGACACAACTGACAGAGATGAGGAACAAAATTATTGCTCTTGTTCATAGTCGAAGATCCCATGTTACTGTTGCAAAACACCTGTATTTATATGGGTTAGTGATTTTTTCAAGTAATAGTGAGATCTTTGTCAAGTAACAGAAAAGATCCTTTTCTCAGAAGTTCTACACACAACAGTAGAATGCTTGAGGAGCTTGAAAATTCCAGGTGACACACCAGAAACCAGAGTTTAGCCATTTAAAGCACACAGGTATCTCTGCAGAATGTGTTATAAGAAAGCAACAAGAACTATATGGACAAGGAATACTGAGAGAAAAGTATCTGGATGTATTACAGCTAAATTTTACCCCAAGAAACTCATGTGCTTCCTCAAATAGCTGGGAGATGTGTCCTGAAGGACACAGTGTGGCTGGCTGTGTTGGTCTGATGGTCACCTTACAGAATTTGTAGCACATTTGCTAACTTTTTTTAGCAAatggaaagaattaaaaagaaaaccagtgttGGTTTCAACATTCAGGACTCAGAAGGATTTGTTTCTGCAGCTAGATGGTCCTCTCCTCACCTTTTCCCAAGAATCACATTCATATTGCAGGCTTAGTTCAGGCACTTTTGTAAAATGTTCATCTGGAGTAAAAAGTCTGCAAAAAATTTTTCTGCATAATTTAAAAGTAGCATTTCAGTCCCATTAGAGGTTGGTAGGTCCCACCACATGATTATGGTTCTCTCTAATGATTTGACTGTTGCCATGAGACATTTGGAGGCTACTGTATAGCTGTagttaaacaaaaatatttccctacctattaaaaaagaaaaaaaaatactaaaatgctTTATACAGACAGAATCTGCTACTACGGAAATAAATAACATGGAGTGGAAAAACAGTGTCTTAGCTCCAGGGTGCTAAGCTGTGGAATGTCACATTCCCAGTTTCTGCAGACTAGCTGCTGGTTGGCAGGAGGATCTCAAGGTCTTTGCCATTGGACACGACAGCGTTGTTGGAGCAGCTGCTTGCCACGTCCATGGGGGCACCCAGGGGGGACGCCTGGCACGAGGCTTTGGTTagtggggcagcaggagcagcagcagcaggtgacTGAGCCAGGCCAGGCTTCTTTGGAGGAATGGGTGGAGGGTTCCCTCTTTCTGCTCTAGGAATGGTTGGTGACTTAATCCCAGGAGACAAGGGGCTGAGAGGGCTGGAGACCTTGGCGGGGCTGGGTGAGTGGgcaccctctgccctggggctgccgGCGCTGGCCAGGCTCCGGTAGTCCGTGCCGAAGGGAGAGCTGTTGGGGGACACGGGTTTGATGGGGCCCTGCTGGCTGGTGAACCTGGACAGCACCTGGGTGACCGTGTTGCGTGCCAGCTGCTTGGCAGCAGAGTTGTCTGCCAGGGTGGGGGACAGATCCCGGGatggggggctctgcaggccACTGCTCTGATGGTCCTGCTCGGCCTGGGACTGGAACTTGTGCCTGGCCGCGTGGAAGCGCTGGTTGATGCCCACCTGGTAGGATGACTGGTAGCCAGGGCTGCTGGCTGAGGTGCCCACCAAGCGTTTAGTCAGCACTGGTGAGCAGCAGGGGGAAGGTGTCAGAGAGgagcctgctgtgctgctgggagagagggagaccCCCCCAGAAGGGTGGTGGGACATCAGATGCACTGGTGACTCCGTTCTTACAGGAGAGCTTCCATTCTCCACTGCATTttctgaggctgcagcagcagatttcTCCCTTTGAACTTGGCTCTCTGCAGGGTTTGTCTGCAGTAGCTCCCCACTTGTCTGCCCATCGGTGTCACAATGCCCATTGGATTTTGCATAGGAATGAACAGGCgtggaggggctgggaaacATGGTGTGAACAGCTTTGCTTGTGCTGGCAGCGTTTGCTCTCTCTGCCTGCACACACTCAGTCTGGCAGGACACAGACTTCAGTGGGGGACTGTCAGTTGTGACACCTCTGGACATCACTGAGGGGCTTGGCTGCAAGGGCTCAGAGGGACTGTGCTCCTGGTGAGAGGCCTCCAGTTCTTTCAGGGCTTTCTTCAGACATTCCACCTCTTCTTTGAGTGCTTTTGTACggttttcttctctgttcagCTTGGCTTTCAGCTGTTCTCTTTCAATGTCAAACTCAGAGAGCTGCTTCTCTACTTGTGCTTCCATCTGCAAACCTCGCTTCCTCTTGGCTGCCAGTTCCTCTTCCAGTTTACTCACCTTactcttctccttttccagcttCAAGCTCAACTCTGCTGTCTTCTGCCCCTCCTCAGCTGCTTTGGCAGTGGCTTTCTTGCACTCCACTACAAGCATGGAAGACAGTTGCTTGTGgcgtgccctctcctcctccaaCTGGCTTGACAGcttcttctgttctttttcaaaCTTCTTCACTTGGGATTTTTCAAACTCCACCTGCAAATTAACAACAAAAGAGATTCTAAGGGAACCTTAAAACCTCCTGAAAGTAAATGAAGGACAACACCCCAAAAAGGAATGGGGTTACTGTGTATCTTGGAGCAACTACACAGTAAAAGATGGCACGAGCTAAGAAAGAGGTTCTTGCCCCAGGAATCTGCAGGACATGGAATGATTCAGCCTGCACGTAGTAAGAATTATTACTTACTAGTAGTTTTATCATGTATGAAAGTCAATTGACCTTCAGTGAGATACACAGCCAGCCTGCCATGCACTGATCTGCAGCAAAGCTTCCTTCCACCTCATTTACTACTTTGTCAGTTTGCCTTTTAAAGGCATTTAGGCTTTAAAATGCTGATGTGTTGTGTATGCTCAATAAAGGCTGCAGTGCTTGAGAAACTGAAACAGTGGcttaaatatttattagcaTCTCTGAATAACACCCCCAGGAGACCTTTCATGACTTACTCTAAATTTTGAGCAAGTTCAGCCCTGTTTTTGAGAACTCCTCAGATTTCAGGCTGAAGTAAGATTTCTAAGCATTGGATTGCCTATTAATGGCACTGCTCAGCTACCAAAACACCCTGAGAAattaaagctgtttttcatATCAACATGATAAAAAGCCAGGAGTGCCTCACAGAGGGAGGTTCCTGCTACTCTTCCAACACATCCCTATGAAGTTCACCACCCAGGAGCCCAGGGTTTCTGTGGGCTGGGTGTTACAGCTCCCCAATTGTACCTGCTGGGTGAGCCTCTCCCGCTCCTTCTCCAGCATGTAGGTGACATCATCGCCCTCGGCCGTGTCCTGGGCGTGCCGCTGCCTCTCCTCCTCCAGGTCCAGGATCACCTGCCAAACAAACACCAGCTGGTGCCCAGGTATGTTTACAAGCAGGAAGAGATCACCACAGATTCACACAGGTCCAAAGTCAAATGACACAGGAGAGTGGCCACTGCAGCCTCAGATGTCCAAATTCAACTCAAAATCACAAAGGAGGAGGTTTGGGACAAGTTCAATATTAGGTTATTACTTGGTCTAATCGAGTCAGTTTGTGAAAGAAGTCAGGAAAACATCACACTGCACCTGTCTCCAATTATTATTAATTACCTAAATTGCACACTTTTCCTCCACTCTGTGGAATAACCTTGAGAGGTTCATGTTGTGAATGGTGCCCCCATCCCAGAATGGTTGGAGGGCCCTCTggagaccatccagtccaacctcctTGCCAAAGCAGGTTCACCTGGAGCAGCCTGCACAGATCACATCCAGGAgggttttgagtatctccagagaaggagactccacagccactctgggcagctgttccagtgcactGCCACCCTCAAAAATAATCAGGTTTTCCTCATATTCATAAGGAActctctgtatttcagtttgtgcctgtTGTCCCTTGAAACTCAGAATTAGTCACGACCGTCAATACAAACCCCAGGAGGAGACACAGGGCACTAACAGTGACAAGATAGTCCTCACTAATGTTCCAGCAGTAATTCCCACAGAGGCTTCTCCCCAGTGTCTTACAGGGGATTGAGGACTCCAGTGCAAAGTTTATTTTCAAGAACATTAATTTGTTCTTCCACTTAAGAATAAGATGAGCTCTTGAAATGAAACTGCTTCCCATAAGGACCCAGTTAAGGAGCTCCTTCAGCTTTCACACTGAATTATATG
This window contains:
- the CTTNBP2NL gene encoding CTTNBP2 N-terminal-like protein isoform X1 produces the protein MRRSRSALAKAHRREVVTGDKGRAQVFRMNLEKLSKPELLTLFSILEGELEARDLVIEALKAQHRDTFIEERYGKYNISDPLMALQRDFETLKEGNHGEKQPVCSNPLSILKVVMKHCKNMQERMLSQLAAAESRHRKVILDLEEERQRHAQDTAEGDDVTYMLEKERERLTQQVEFEKSQVKKFEKEQKKLSSQLEEERARHKQLSSMLVVECKKATAKAAEEGQKTAELSLKLEKEKSKVSKLEEELAAKRKRGLQMEAQVEKQLSEFDIEREQLKAKLNREENRTKALKEEVECLKKALKELEASHQEHSPSEPLQPSPSVMSRGVTTDSPPLKSVSCQTECVQAERANAASTSKAVHTMFPSPSTPVHSYAKSNGHCDTDGQTSGELLQTNPAESQVQREKSAAAASENAVENGSSPVRTESPVHLMSHHPSGGVSLSPSSTAGSSLTPSPCCSPVLTKRLVGTSASSPGYQSSYQVGINQRFHAARHKFQSQAEQDHQSSGLQSPPSRDLSPTLADNSAAKQLARNTVTQVLSRFTSQQGPIKPVSPNSSPFGTDYRSLASAGSPRAEGAHSPSPAKVSSPLSPLSPGIKSPTIPRAERGNPPPIPPKKPGLAQSPAAAAPAAPLTKASCQASPLGAPMDVASSCSNNAVVSNGKDLEILLPTSS
- the CTTNBP2NL gene encoding CTTNBP2 N-terminal-like protein isoform X2, producing MNLEKLSKPELLTLFSILEGELEARDLVIEALKAQHRDTFIEERYGKYNISDPLMALQRDFETLKEGNHGEKQPVCSNPLSILKVVMKHCKNMQERMLSQLAAAESRHRKVILDLEEERQRHAQDTAEGDDVTYMLEKERERLTQQVEFEKSQVKKFEKEQKKLSSQLEEERARHKQLSSMLVVECKKATAKAAEEGQKTAELSLKLEKEKSKVSKLEEELAAKRKRGLQMEAQVEKQLSEFDIEREQLKAKLNREENRTKALKEEVECLKKALKELEASHQEHSPSEPLQPSPSVMSRGVTTDSPPLKSVSCQTECVQAERANAASTSKAVHTMFPSPSTPVHSYAKSNGHCDTDGQTSGELLQTNPAESQVQREKSAAAASENAVENGSSPVRTESPVHLMSHHPSGGVSLSPSSTAGSSLTPSPCCSPVLTKRLVGTSASSPGYQSSYQVGINQRFHAARHKFQSQAEQDHQSSGLQSPPSRDLSPTLADNSAAKQLARNTVTQVLSRFTSQQGPIKPVSPNSSPFGTDYRSLASAGSPRAEGAHSPSPAKVSSPLSPLSPGIKSPTIPRAERGNPPPIPPKKPGLAQSPAAAAPAAPLTKASCQASPLGAPMDVASSCSNNAVVSNGKDLEILLPTSS